A genome region from Trichosurus vulpecula isolate mTriVul1 chromosome 5, mTriVul1.pri, whole genome shotgun sequence includes the following:
- the LOC118851825 gene encoding mesencephalic astrocyte-derived neurotrophic factor-like, with protein sequence MWASHRLTVALALTVLPGGSPALGPGDCEVCISFLGKFYQDLKDRDVTFSPSNIENELMKFCNDAKGKENRLCYYIGATSDAATKIINEVSKPLSHHIPVEKICEKLKKKDSQVCELKYDKQIDLSTVDLKKLRVKELKKILDDWGEMCKGCAEKSDYIQKINELMPKYAPKAASSRTDL encoded by the coding sequence ATGTGGGCCTCTCACAGGCTGACGGTGGCGCTGGCCCTGACTGTGCTACCGGGAGGGAGCCCAGCCCTTGGGCCAGGAGACTGCGAAGTATGCATTTCTTTTCTGGGAAAATTTTACCAAGACCTCAAAGACAGAGATGTCACATTTTCCCCAAGCAATATTGAAAATGAACTTATGAAGTTTTGCAATgatgcaaaaggaaaagaaaaccgtTTGTGCTATTACATTGGAGCCACCAGTGATGCAGCCACCAAGATTATCAACGAAGTGTCCAAGCCTCTTAGCCACCACATTCCTGTTGAGAAGATCTGTGAGAAGCTAAAGAAGAAAGACAGTCAAGTCTGTGAGCTCAAATATGATAAACAGATTGACCTGAGCACAGTGGATCTGAAGAAACTCAGAGTTAAGGAGTTGAAGAAGATCCTGGATGACTGGGGTGAAATGTGTAAAGGCTGTGCTGAAAAATCAGACTACATACAGAAAATTAACGAACTGATGCCCAAATATGCCCCAAAGGCAGCTAGTTCACGGACTGATCTTTAG